Proteins encoded within one genomic window of Natator depressus isolate rNatDep1 chromosome 1, rNatDep2.hap1, whole genome shotgun sequence:
- the LOC141981032 gene encoding olfactory receptor 52P1-like, translating to MAPFNFTHSDTSTFILTGIPGLEAAHTWISIPFFTFYIISLLGNVTLLSVVGKEKTLQKPMYLLLCMLALTDIATPTFVVPKALGIFWFNLKGITVAGCLTQMFFLHTVSVMHSAVLVAMAFDRYVAICNPLRYATILSNAQIAKLGLVGLIRAVLFILPLPLFLSQQTFCANRIIPHTQCEHIAMVKMVCGDITVSRIYGFVLMFVINGFDLTLIALSYSLIMRAVLRISSQKAHQKALNTCTAHICVMLIYYTPTFFSILTHHFGQGIAPYVHVILADLYLLIPPMLNPIIYGVKTKELRDKVVKYICRSSADTKFTQSSADTRDDISSGLQCPPGNCQIVREYVNQH from the coding sequence ATGGCACCTTTCAACTTCACCCACTCTGACACTTCAACTTTCATCCTAACgggcatccctggcctggagGCTGCCCACAcctggatttccatccctttctttaCATTCTACATTATCAGCCTGTTGGGAAATGTCACGCTTCTGTCTGTTGTAGGTAAGGAAAAGACTCTGCAGAAGccgatgtacctgctgctctgcatgctggcacTTACAGACATTGCAACACCTACCTTTGTTGTGCCAAAGGCACTGGgcatattttggttcaatttgaaaggcattactgtggctggctgcctcacccagatgttcttcctcCATACGGTTTCTGTGATGCACTCTGCCGTTCTTGTGGCAATGGCTTTCGATCGCTAcgttgccatatgtaaccctctgagatatgcCACCATCCTCAGCAATGCACaaatagctaagctagggcttgtaggtttgataagagctgttctcttcattctgcccctgcccctgttccTGAGTCAGCAGACATTCTGTGCCAACCGCATTATCCCCCACACACAATGCGAGCACATAGCTATGGTGAAGATGGTGTGTGGGGACATCACAGTCAGCAGGATATATGGTTTTGTGCTAATGTTTGTAATCAATGGGTTTGACCTGACGCTCATTGCCCTGTCCTACAGTCTGATCATGAGGGCCGTCCTCAGAATCTCCTCCCAGAAAGCCCaccagaaagccctcaacacttgcacagcccacatctgtgtgatgCTGATATATTATACCCCTACCTTCTTCTCCATTCTTACACACCACTTCGGTCAAGGCATCGCACCCTATGTTCATGTCATCTTAGCTGACCTCTATCTCCTCATCCCTCCCATGCtcaaccctatcatttatggggtcaaaaccaaagagcttcgtgACAAAGTAGTCAAATACAtctgcagaagttctgcagaCACAAAGTTCACACAAAGTTCTGCAGACACAAGAGACGATATCTCCTCAGGCCTGCAGTGTCCCCCAGGGAACTGTCAAATTGTCAGAGAGTATGTGAACCAGCACTAA